From one Vagococcus carniphilus genomic stretch:
- a CDS encoding pLS20_p028 family conjugation system transmembrane protein — protein sequence MISQITSFFSSNTLVLAALSDSDIISMQTKFQEDLHIVKFWFAVLRDIGWSIIYQLLKLLDVLDSGGKAVSNLMDFFRSKEFVTFIAKYEFVTWALAGLGILFLFYKLSSTKKREVDTILNNTLIAISMMIALPMLMAYGADLFKLGRDFETATTPTSLTIAQNNITDVYKIDKEGWSKPNVPVNDIKNKDDLRYIDMSEVVDTGGWFFDNSPLSDKGKDVLSKKTVKINNEKVLAKLDSKFFGMDEGYFRYSWHPFIMTTEILIFLFIALFFMFKFSYLALNQAILLGFFNATAFTDLHSGKRNMLILDKIKAIFIVAYFMFFMQSVLNIYFQYINAQDLNAVWSIIAKLGGAFLCMQGPDFIEQIFGIEGGSGNMAQTFMAMKQGADGIGSMVRGAGNAVKGAVSGTASAMGNVGKGGLYGGSAMKGIFDGLSGGNKKGNSPLGGGSKDNGGTEDTPLNPTSSNDEKDNPLSNKETGGKSDGNGMTKPSTGNNEEQSLNPLNSKDDSSSNKEQNDSQSKPMSEQGGQNDSHNPLSEPGGETGGHQPLSEQDGQSDNHQPLSSTQNEGKNESGNQQQSRKDDTVQDVVRQGINNKRTQINQSNTMKKANRIYDVSRNTVKEMKGRDKK from the coding sequence ATGATTAGTCAAATAACTTCTTTTTTTAGTTCTAATACATTAGTATTAGCAGCCCTTTCAGATAGTGACATTATCTCTATGCAAACTAAATTTCAAGAAGATCTCCATATTGTTAAATTTTGGTTTGCGGTCTTACGAGATATCGGTTGGTCTATTATTTATCAGCTATTAAAATTACTTGATGTTTTAGATTCTGGAGGTAAAGCTGTTAGTAATTTGATGGACTTTTTTAGAAGTAAAGAATTTGTAACCTTTATTGCAAAATATGAATTTGTGACCTGGGCATTAGCAGGACTCGGAATCTTGTTTCTTTTTTATAAGTTATCATCTACTAAAAAGAGAGAAGTCGATACCATTCTAAATAACACATTAATTGCTATCTCAATGATGATAGCTCTCCCTATGTTAATGGCTTATGGGGCTGACCTATTTAAGCTAGGACGTGATTTTGAAACGGCCACAACACCAACGTCCCTTACAATTGCTCAAAACAATATTACTGATGTTTATAAAATAGACAAAGAGGGTTGGAGTAAACCTAACGTACCTGTTAATGATATTAAGAACAAAGATGATTTAAGGTACATAGACATGAGTGAAGTGGTTGATACTGGTGGGTGGTTCTTTGACAACTCTCCTTTATCTGATAAAGGGAAAGATGTACTATCCAAAAAAACGGTCAAAATTAATAATGAGAAAGTCTTAGCTAAGCTTGATTCTAAGTTTTTTGGAATGGACGAGGGATACTTTAGATATTCCTGGCACCCATTTATTATGACAACCGAAATACTTATTTTCCTATTTATAGCTTTGTTTTTTATGTTTAAATTTTCATATCTCGCCTTAAATCAAGCTATATTGCTTGGTTTTTTTAATGCGACAGCTTTTACTGACTTACATAGTGGGAAAAGAAATATGCTGATTTTAGATAAAATAAAAGCTATTTTTATTGTTGCCTATTTTATGTTCTTTATGCAGTCAGTATTAAATATCTACTTCCAATATATAAATGCCCAGGACTTAAATGCAGTCTGGAGTATTATTGCTAAATTAGGTGGAGCTTTTCTTTGTATGCAAGGGCCAGATTTCATTGAACAAATATTTGGTATTGAAGGTGGTTCTGGTAATATGGCTCAAACCTTTATGGCTATGAAACAAGGTGCTGACGGTATCGGTTCAATGGTTAGAGGTGCAGGAAATGCGGTTAAAGGTGCTGTGTCGGGAACGGCTAGTGCTATGGGAAATGTTGGTAAAGGTGGCTTATATGGAGGTTCAGCTATGAAAGGTATTTTTGATGGCCTAAGTGGTGGGAACAAGAAAGGAAACTCTCCACTAGGTGGCGGTAGTAAAGATAATGGTGGAACAGAAGATACACCACTAAATCCAACATCTTCTAATGATGAAAAAGATAATCCACTGTCAAATAAAGAAACAGGAGGTAAATCAGACGGTAATGGAATGACAAAACCTAGTACTGGTAATAATGAAGAACAGTCGCTTAATCCATTGAATAGTAAAGACGATTCTAGTTCTAATAAAGAGCAAAACGACTCTCAGTCAAAACCAATGTCAGAACAAGGTGGTCAGAATGACTCTCATAACCCACTATCTGAACCAGGGGGAGAAACAGGAGGTCATCAACCATTATCGGAACAAGACGGTCAGAGTGATAATCATCAGCCTCTATCATCTACTCAGAATGAAGGGAAAAATGAAAGTGGCAATCAACAACAGTCGCGTAAAGATGACACGGTTCAAGATGTTGTCAGACAAGGTATTAATAATAAAAGAACGCAAATAAATCAATCTAATACAATGAAAAAAGCGAACCGAATTTATGATGTCTCACGTAATACGGTAAAAGAAATGAAAGGGAGAGATAAGAAATGA
- a CDS encoding ATPase, with product MNFNAIEVKEQQNKKPRKVKKELNNITKTYPIAGVTDKGYIKIKYQKAYLYLCIFETKKYDLFYLSDSEYDKVSQNYWNLHRNYLHCYKEVYMKFPEENKLQQDYFSYKIQESNNEGHLDALQFELDKLQRIEKNYSKMSSYPMIFGETEQELEDNIELITRLTQNVFSFEQVSLTTSIKILNLMNNTRESLPSSYELAEEEDRDLSFVKATQPIGGISFKNEAFNRHGDKYSACIQLVSKPTRFANFWINDLSSIEDTITIFDYGVDEGNDYGTVTSNSIEELLVNRRRASSQAEKDDIDTEIDLLRNLHMDILRNGEQVKNVFIRLYVSATTQIELEEKVQLISKKLELKGFTGRVGLNEQKDEYLAMFLPYQYQTSFKSQRKGLEFPSELLGIGVGFNQTSLCDPCGRYFGVTRSGGLTYFDMWHKDSIRMSYNMFLAGTMGSGKSTILKAILEDNWYKGNLIRGFAVNKEFDKLLVKRNGIKLSLDGTNGSINILQVYPSVTKEVDGREVVDVEQSFARHLSLLNVKLSLYKPDSSDDMLETFSVVCHDFYVEKGLWKNDNVDITNLEPEEYPLLEELLEYVYTLRNKEKDEFYLNIYNRIYSSLNHMVTTYPTIFNQHSSLRNTAEEQLVFFDLENLIDMDDNVFDVQFFSGLTLINSDLMANGQREKYANDNNLKHWFDIRRSVVIIDECHNTLNIDKPKAVKAVAKYMSEGRKFFMGIINATQFVERMFPNVSNVSDQSIARSGDTLKELVGLSQYKILLKQSDTSLSYIQKIFGKTYTEEELEMMPYFRTHKDTGSEGILSILGQENLHLSFQFTEEEIARYDGGA from the coding sequence ATGAATTTTAATGCAATAGAAGTGAAAGAACAGCAAAATAAAAAACCTAGAAAGGTAAAAAAAGAGCTTAATAACATTACTAAAACCTATCCTATTGCTGGAGTAACTGATAAAGGTTATATCAAAATTAAATATCAAAAAGCTTACCTTTATTTATGTATCTTTGAAACAAAAAAATATGATCTCTTTTATTTAAGTGATTCAGAATATGATAAGGTATCTCAAAACTATTGGAATTTACACCGAAACTATCTTCATTGTTATAAAGAAGTTTATATGAAGTTTCCTGAGGAAAACAAGTTACAACAAGATTATTTTAGTTATAAAATACAGGAAAGTAATAACGAAGGGCATTTAGATGCTTTACAGTTTGAACTTGATAAGTTACAAAGAATTGAAAAAAATTATTCGAAAATGTCTAGCTATCCAATGATATTTGGGGAGACTGAACAAGAACTAGAGGACAACATTGAACTCATTACAAGACTTACTCAGAATGTTTTTAGCTTTGAACAAGTCTCATTAACGACTTCTATTAAGATTTTAAATCTAATGAATAATACGAGAGAGTCGTTACCCTCTTCTTATGAGTTAGCAGAGGAAGAGGATAGAGATTTAAGTTTTGTTAAAGCCACTCAACCGATTGGTGGTATCTCATTTAAAAATGAAGCTTTTAATCGTCATGGCGACAAATACAGTGCTTGTATTCAACTTGTTTCAAAGCCTACTAGATTTGCCAATTTTTGGATTAATGATTTATCAAGCATTGAGGATACCATTACGATTTTTGATTACGGTGTAGATGAGGGAAATGATTATGGCACGGTTACAAGTAATTCTATTGAGGAATTGCTTGTTAATCGTAGACGAGCTTCTAGTCAAGCTGAAAAAGACGACATTGATACTGAAATTGATTTACTTAGAAATTTACACATGGATATTTTAAGAAATGGGGAACAAGTAAAGAATGTGTTTATTCGTCTTTATGTATCAGCCACTACTCAAATTGAATTAGAGGAAAAAGTTCAACTTATATCTAAAAAATTAGAATTAAAAGGATTTACAGGCCGTGTAGGACTCAATGAGCAGAAAGATGAATATTTAGCTATGTTTCTTCCCTATCAGTATCAAACAAGCTTTAAATCGCAACGGAAAGGACTAGAATTTCCGTCTGAATTATTAGGAATAGGTGTAGGTTTTAACCAAACTTCTTTATGTGATCCTTGTGGTAGATATTTTGGAGTTACTCGCTCGGGTGGTCTTACATACTTTGATATGTGGCACAAAGATTCAATCAGAATGAGCTACAATATGTTTTTAGCAGGAACTATGGGAAGTGGTAAATCAACTATTTTAAAAGCCATTTTAGAAGATAACTGGTACAAAGGAAATTTAATTCGTGGCTTTGCCGTTAACAAAGAATTCGATAAGCTATTAGTTAAACGAAATGGCATAAAACTATCACTTGATGGAACAAATGGAAGTATTAATATCTTACAAGTTTATCCGTCAGTTACTAAGGAAGTTGATGGCCGAGAAGTCGTAGACGTCGAGCAATCTTTTGCTAGACATTTGTCTTTACTTAATGTGAAGCTAAGTTTATATAAGCCAGATTCAAGTGATGATATGTTGGAAACATTCAGTGTTGTTTGTCATGATTTTTACGTAGAAAAAGGCTTGTGGAAAAATGATAATGTAGATATTACTAACTTAGAACCTGAAGAATATCCATTGTTGGAAGAGCTACTAGAGTATGTTTATACTTTACGAAATAAGGAAAAAGATGAATTTTACTTAAATATTTATAATCGTATTTACAGTAGTTTGAATCACATGGTGACAACGTATCCAACTATTTTTAACCAACATTCTAGTTTGAGAAATACTGCAGAAGAGCAGCTAGTATTTTTTGATTTAGAGAATTTAATTGACATGGATGACAACGTTTTTGATGTTCAGTTCTTTAGTGGTTTAACGTTAATTAATAGTGACTTAATGGCGAATGGTCAAAGAGAAAAATATGCAAATGACAATAATTTAAAGCATTGGTTTGATATTAGAAGGTCAGTCGTTATCATTGATGAATGTCACAACACGCTCAATATTGATAAGCCAAAAGCAGTTAAAGCAGTAGCGAAATATATGTCTGAAGGCCGTAAATTTTTTATGGGAATTATTAACGCAACACAATTTGTTGAGCGTATGTTTCCTAATGTGTCAAACGTATCTGATCAATCAATTGCTAGAAGTGGTGACACTCTGAAAGAGTTAGTTGGTTTATCTCAATATAAGATTTTATTAAAGCAATCAGACACGTCTCTTTCTTATATTCAGAAAATCTTTGGAAAGACTTATACAGAAGAAGAACTTGAAATGATGCCATATTTTAGGACACATAAGGATACTGGTTCAGAGGGAATATTATCTATTTTAGGTCAAGAAAATCTGCATTTATCATTCCAATTTACAGAGGAAGAAATCGCTAGATATGATGGAGGGGCTTAA